The following are from one region of the Treponema denticola genome:
- the pseB gene encoding UDP-N-acetylglucosamine 4,6-dehydratase (inverting) has product MLSNSIILVTGGTGSFGNTFIPMTLKKYNPKKIIIYSRDEMKQWEMAKKFPNDSRVRFFIGDVRDRERLYRALDGVDYVVHAAATKIVPTAEYNPFECIKTNVNGAMNLIDACIDKGVKRCVALSTDKASQPVNLYGATKLCSDKVFIAGNSYTGGRTRFAVVRYGNVMGSRGSVIPFFLDMSKTGKLTITDKRMTRFMISLEQGVELVWHAFEDMEGGEIYVKKIPSMNICDIAAAVDKKAKQIEIGIRPGEKLHEQMIGVEDAHFTYEYSEHFKIIPQICEWAQAEKMIKGGKLVPEGFSYTSDNNAEWMTIPQLRKWIEDNEDKVGNI; this is encoded by the coding sequence CGGCAACACCTTTATTCCTATGACTTTAAAAAAATATAATCCCAAAAAGATTATTATATATTCGCGAGATGAAATGAAACAGTGGGAGATGGCAAAAAAATTTCCAAATGATTCTCGTGTTCGCTTTTTTATAGGTGATGTACGTGATAGGGAACGTTTGTATCGTGCTCTTGATGGTGTTGACTATGTGGTTCATGCCGCTGCTACAAAAATTGTTCCGACTGCTGAATATAATCCTTTTGAATGTATTAAAACAAATGTAAACGGTGCCATGAATCTCATAGATGCCTGTATCGATAAAGGTGTTAAACGCTGTGTGGCGTTGAGTACAGATAAAGCGAGTCAGCCGGTAAATTTATACGGAGCAACAAAACTGTGCAGCGATAAGGTTTTTATTGCAGGGAATTCTTATACGGGCGGTAGAACTCGTTTTGCAGTTGTACGTTACGGCAATGTAATGGGATCCCGCGGATCGGTTATTCCTTTTTTTCTTGATATGTCAAAAACGGGAAAACTGACCATAACCGACAAAAGAATGACTCGCTTTATGATCTCTCTTGAGCAGGGTGTTGAACTTGTTTGGCATGCATTTGAAGATATGGAAGGTGGAGAAATTTATGTTAAGAAGATTCCTTCCATGAATATTTGCGATATTGCGGCTGCCGTAGATAAAAAAGCGAAACAGATTGAAATCGGCATCCGTCCGGGAGAAAAACTGCATGAGCAAATGATAGGTGTAGAAGATGCCCATTTTACCTATGAGTATTCTGAGCATTTTAAAATTATTCCGCAGATTTGTGAATGGGCACAAGCTGAAAAAATGATTAAGGGTGGCAAGTTGGTTCCCGAAGGATTCAGTTATACATCAGATAATAATGCCGAATGGATGACTATACCTCAGCTTAGAAAATGGATTGAGGATAATGAAGATAAAGTAGGAAACATCTGA
- the pseC gene encoding UDP-4-amino-4,6-dideoxy-N-acetyl-beta-L-altrosamine transaminase, with translation MIQYGHQYIDDEDIKAVTEVLKSDFLTQGPAVSLFENKICEITGACYCVAVSNATAGLHIAVQALNLPEASEGITTPNTFLASANCFLYNKLKPVFADINPDTYNIDPNQIEKKITVDTKVIIPVHFAGLACDMERIKKTADARNIKIIEDAAHAIGSFYADGTPVGNCKYSDMTVFSFHPVKTITTGEGGAITTNDEALYKRLLQLRSHGMTKDTKLLTQNPGPWYYEMHSIGFNYRMTDIQAALGYSQLLKLEYFREQRQHIVNQYNTAFDGIPHVKLPYRNSEQVSCFHLYVLQIDFEAIGTTRKDFMKELADKGIGTQVHYIPVHTQPYYKAYYGYKPGDYPIAEQYYERALSIPLYPALSNDDVQKVIDTVKELLNYD, from the coding sequence ATGATTCAATACGGACACCAATACATTGATGATGAAGATATAAAGGCCGTTACGGAGGTCTTAAAATCGGACTTTTTAACTCAAGGGCCGGCGGTCAGCCTATTTGAAAATAAAATTTGTGAAATAACCGGAGCATGTTATTGTGTAGCCGTTTCCAATGCAACGGCAGGATTACATATTGCTGTGCAAGCCCTCAATCTGCCTGAAGCCTCCGAGGGTATTACGACTCCGAATACCTTTTTAGCTTCGGCAAATTGCTTTTTGTATAATAAATTAAAGCCTGTTTTTGCCGATATAAATCCCGATACCTATAATATCGACCCGAATCAAATTGAAAAGAAAATAACAGTTGATACAAAGGTTATTATCCCTGTCCATTTTGCTGGTTTAGCCTGCGATATGGAACGTATAAAAAAAACAGCAGATGCTCGTAATATCAAGATTATTGAAGATGCAGCTCATGCAATCGGTTCTTTTTATGCAGATGGTACTCCAGTCGGAAACTGTAAATATTCGGATATGACCGTGTTTTCTTTTCATCCGGTAAAAACAATCACCACCGGTGAAGGCGGTGCTATAACGACAAATGATGAAGCCTTGTATAAACGCCTTTTACAATTAAGAAGTCACGGTATGACAAAAGATACCAAATTATTGACTCAAAATCCAGGACCGTGGTACTATGAAATGCACAGTATCGGTTTTAATTACCGCATGACCGATATACAAGCTGCTTTAGGTTACTCACAGCTTTTAAAACTTGAGTATTTTAGAGAGCAGCGTCAGCATATTGTAAATCAATATAATACAGCTTTTGACGGTATACCTCATGTTAAACTTCCCTATAGAAATTCAGAACAAGTTTCCTGTTTTCATCTGTATGTGTTACAAATCGACTTTGAAGCAATCGGAACAACACGCAAAGATTTTATGAAAGAATTGGCAGATAAAGGAATCGGTACACAAGTACACTATATTCCCGTACATACTCAGCCGTATTATAAAGCATACTATGGTTATAAACCAGGGGACTACCCTATTGCCGAACAATATTATGAAAGGGCTTTATCGATTCCTTTATATCCTGCATTGAGCAATGATGATGTACAGAAGGTAATAGATACTGTTAAGGAACTATTAAATTATGATTAA
- a CDS encoding GtrA family protein, translated as MGAVASVIDSLLFYFLGRHLNIYISNFICVNIGITISFLLNTFINFKKRII; from the coding sequence ATAGGTGCTGTTGCCTCAGTTATTGATAGTTTGTTATTTTATTTTCTGGGGAGACATTTAAACATTTACATAAGCAATTTTATATGTGTTAATATTGGTATAACAATTAGTTTCTTACTTAATACGTTTATCAACTTTAAAAAAAGGATAATTTAA
- a CDS encoding UDP-galactopyranose mutase, translating into MFSVFLIVLIQFILNKTITYRSLTFKTEVFDMENFQGSAGVNFTDAKTHYTRIIEHKHFEFGKQNKTVITKEYPLKWLKKREAYYPVNDTKNTELYLKDKELAEREPNVLFGGRLADYKYYDMHQVIVATFHLVAKDIK; encoded by the coding sequence ATGTTTTCTGTTTTTTTAATTGTATTAATCCAATTTATATTAAATAAAACTATTACATATAGGAGTTTAACATTCAAAACAGAAGTATTTGATATGGAAAATTTTCAGGGATCTGCAGGTGTAAATTTTACCGATGCAAAAACTCACTATACGCGTATTATTGAGCATAAACACTTTGAATTTGGGAAACAAAATAAAACCGTTATTACAAAGGAATATCCTCTTAAATGGTTAAAAAAACGGGAAGCTTATTACCCTGTTAATGATACGAAGAATACGGAACTATATTTAAAAGATAAAGAATTGGCAGAACGAGAACCAAATGTGTTATTTGGTGGAAGATTAGCAGATTATAAATATTATGATATGCATCAGGTAATTGTCGCTACTTTTCACCTGGTCGCGAAAGATATAAAATAA
- a CDS encoding aldo/keto reductase: MMTKLALGTVQFGMNYGISNTRGQVPAVEIEKILTFCKIHNINTLDTAQGYGESEAVLGRYDLSSFKIVTKLSGDAELEVSLCKLNVSSIDALLFHREDEINDKTWQKFEYWKRQKLIHKIGVSVYSPEKLLRIIQNYPVDIVQIPLNLLDQRFIPLLPELKSKKIEIHVRSVFLQGLLLMTDYPAQFDSIKHILQGIPHPKLLYALHFVLSLKQVDKLVVGVTCLQDLEEIYKAATSPCPSVDYSIFSVHDEKIINPSLWSKE; encoded by the coding sequence ATGATGACAAAACTTGCACTCGGTACCGTTCAATTCGGCATGAACTACGGCATCTCAAATACACGCGGTCAAGTGCCGGCGGTCGAAATAGAAAAGATTCTTACATTTTGTAAAATCCACAATATAAATACGCTGGATACGGCACAGGGCTACGGTGAAAGTGAAGCCGTTTTGGGCCGTTATGATTTATCATCGTTTAAGATTGTTACCAAATTATCGGGTGATGCAGAACTCGAGGTCTCTCTTTGTAAATTAAACGTCAGTTCCATTGATGCTCTCTTATTTCATCGTGAAGATGAAATAAATGATAAAACATGGCAAAAGTTTGAATATTGGAAAAGGCAAAAACTGATACATAAGATCGGCGTAAGTGTGTATTCTCCCGAAAAACTTTTACGGATAATTCAAAACTATCCTGTAGACATCGTGCAAATTCCTCTTAACTTATTGGATCAGCGTTTTATACCGCTGCTTCCTGAATTGAAAAGTAAAAAAATTGAAATACACGTTCGCTCGGTTTTTTTACAAGGCTTATTACTGATGACCGATTATCCGGCGCAATTCGATTCGATAAAACATATTTTGCAAGGAATCCCCCATCCGAAACTTTTGTATGCTCTGCATTTCGTATTGTCATTAAAACAAGTTGATAAATTGGTTGTCGGTGTTACATGCTTACAGGATTTGGAAGAGATTTATAAAGCGGCTACAAGCCCCTGCCCATCTGTCGATTACAGCATATTTTCCGTTCATGATGAAAAGATTATCAATCCTTCCTTGTGGAGTAAAGAATGA
- the pseF gene encoding pseudaminic acid cytidylyltransferase, whose protein sequence is MKTIAIITARGGSKRIPRKNIKEFMGKPMLAYAIEAAKKSRTFDTVMVSTDDEEIAAVAKNYGAEVPFMRSAKTSSDYAITYDVLEEVLTEYKKLNIGFDMVCCIYPCVPFLTADSLQKAYNQMLSDSNDAIMPVCKYPVPIEWAMIVSDGILVPNDRKAQLIRSQDLVPKYYDVGMFYFCKTSALLEHKTLVPPNTGAYIIDENECQDIDIMEDWKSAELKYKILQGV, encoded by the coding sequence ATGAAAACCATCGCGATTATAACGGCACGCGGGGGTTCAAAACGTATTCCTCGGAAAAATATAAAAGAGTTTATGGGTAAACCTATGCTTGCCTATGCGATTGAAGCAGCGAAAAAGTCGAGAACTTTTGATACGGTTATGGTTTCAACAGATGATGAAGAAATCGCTGCCGTTGCAAAAAACTATGGTGCCGAAGTTCCCTTTATGCGCAGTGCTAAAACCAGTTCGGATTACGCAATTACCTACGATGTTTTGGAAGAAGTATTAACCGAATATAAAAAATTAAACATTGGTTTTGATATGGTATGTTGTATTTATCCTTGTGTTCCTTTTTTAACGGCCGACTCGTTGCAAAAGGCCTATAATCAAATGCTTTCAGATTCAAACGACGCCATTATGCCGGTGTGTAAATATCCGGTACCGATAGAATGGGCGATGATTGTAAGCGACGGTATACTTGTTCCGAATGATCGTAAAGCTCAGCTTATCCGTTCGCAGGATTTAGTGCCGAAATATTATGACGTGGGTATGTTTTATTTTTGCAAAACATCGGCATTATTGGAACATAAAACGTTAGTACCGCCGAATACCGGTGCGTATATAATCGATGAAAATGAATGTCAGGATATCGATATAATGGAAGACTGGAAATCTGCAGAATTAAAATATAAAATTCTACAAGGAGTGTAA
- a CDS encoding aminotransferase class III-fold pyridoxal phosphate-dependent enzyme, with product MKTYTKSNELLERELKVSPLAAQTFSKSYRYFCKGISPLYIDHAKGCRVYDADGNEFIDFICALGPITVGYNDDRINDAVKEQLDKGASFSLQSPIEVELAEKICKIIPCAEMVRFVKNGSDATTAAIRLARAYTGKEMVLMSGYHGMHDWSIGASNNNKGVPKAVCELTKNFIYNDLADIEEKLNTYKDKVAAVILEPIQADGPKEGYLQALKDLVHKHNAILIFDEVVSGFRYALGGASELYKVTPDLAAFGKGMGNGYAISAVAGKKEIMRQIETGVFISTTFGGDALSMAASLAAIQILEHPGFYKNIWKLGEKMHAGLKKLVKKYELQKIITVSGLPPHCGLAFDGTGSLSYLDIHSVYSQVMIENGILVFAICNLNGAHTEKEIDLYLDATDKAFALIKKAIEQDSLNGILKGGKVDPVFKRNIK from the coding sequence ATGAAAACATATACAAAATCAAACGAATTGCTTGAACGCGAATTAAAAGTGTCTCCGCTTGCCGCACAAACATTCAGCAAATCCTACCGTTACTTTTGCAAAGGAATTTCTCCTTTATACATCGATCATGCAAAAGGCTGCCGTGTTTACGATGCCGACGGTAATGAATTTATAGACTTTATTTGCGCATTGGGACCTATCACTGTCGGATATAATGATGATCGCATAAACGATGCCGTAAAAGAACAATTAGATAAGGGCGCAAGCTTTTCTTTACAAAGTCCCATAGAAGTTGAACTTGCCGAAAAAATATGCAAAATAATTCCCTGTGCCGAAATGGTACGCTTTGTAAAAAACGGAAGCGATGCCACCACCGCCGCAATCCGTCTTGCACGAGCGTATACGGGAAAAGAAATGGTGCTTATGAGCGGCTACCACGGTATGCATGATTGGTCAATCGGTGCGTCAAACAACAATAAAGGAGTACCGAAAGCGGTTTGCGAGCTTACAAAGAATTTTATATACAATGACCTTGCGGATATAGAAGAAAAATTAAATACATATAAGGATAAGGTTGCAGCCGTCATTCTGGAACCGATTCAGGCGGACGGACCGAAAGAAGGCTATCTGCAAGCATTAAAGGATTTGGTACATAAACATAATGCAATTCTTATCTTTGATGAAGTTGTTTCAGGTTTCCGCTATGCCTTGGGCGGAGCTTCCGAATTGTATAAGGTAACTCCCGATTTGGCCGCTTTCGGCAAGGGAATGGGAAACGGATACGCAATATCCGCCGTTGCCGGTAAAAAAGAGATTATGCGGCAAATCGAAACCGGTGTTTTTATTTCAACAACATTCGGAGGGGATGCGCTTTCCATGGCGGCCTCTCTGGCTGCAATACAAATATTGGAACATCCCGGCTTTTATAAAAACATTTGGAAACTCGGAGAAAAAATGCATGCCGGATTAAAAAAACTGGTAAAAAAATATGAGCTTCAAAAAATTATCACGGTCAGCGGTTTGCCCCCGCATTGCGGTCTTGCCTTTGACGGAACCGGCAGCTTATCGTATTTGGATATACACAGCGTATACTCCCAAGTTATGATTGAAAACGGCATTTTGGTATTTGCAATATGTAACTTGAACGGCGCACATACCGAAAAAGAAATCGATTTATATCTTGATGCAACCGATAAAGCCTTTGCTCTTATTAAAAAGGCTATTGAACAAGACAGTCTTAACGGAATCCTTAAAGGCGGGAAAGTAGATCCTGTCTTTAAAAGGAATATAAAATAG
- a CDS encoding GNAT family N-acetyltransferase, whose amino-acid sequence MNTYKILKKQIYTFEHYSIIPIRYEDRFDIMKWRNEQIYHLRQNEPLTAEKQNIYFDTVISNLFDMGKPDQILFSYLENDVCIGYGGLVHINWIDNNAEISFIMNTDLDKNYFDKHWGIFLRLLKEVAFDELKLHKIYTYAFDLRPHLYPVFERNGFKKEAVLKEHCLCNGEYKDVVIHSIINTTPVQWFC is encoded by the coding sequence ATGAATACATATAAAATATTAAAAAAACAAATCTACACTTTTGAACATTACTCCATTATTCCGATTCGATACGAAGACCGTTTTGATATAATGAAATGGCGCAATGAGCAAATATATCATTTACGGCAAAACGAGCCCTTAACCGCTGAGAAGCAAAATATATATTTTGATACGGTTATTTCAAATTTATTTGATATGGGTAAGCCTGATCAGATATTATTTTCTTATTTGGAAAATGATGTTTGTATCGGATACGGCGGTTTAGTGCATATCAATTGGATAGATAATAATGCGGAAATTTCATTTATTATGAATACGGATTTGGATAAGAACTATTTCGATAAACACTGGGGTATATTTTTACGACTTTTAAAAGAAGTTGCTTTCGATGAGCTTAAGCTGCATAAAATATATACTTATGCATTTGATTTACGACCTCATTTATATCCTGTTTTTGAAAGAAACGGATTTAAAAAAGAAGCTGTTTTAAAAGAGCACTGTTTGTGTAACGGTGAATATAAAGATGTTGTTATACACAGTATTATAAATACAACACCTGTACAATGGTTTTGTTAG
- a CDS encoding GNAT family N-acetyltransferase, with translation MTIRLAQSETKNNDIQLIYDLSNDPDVRKNSFSHNIISWEEHKNWYAASVHDPDILFFLIFDDTNFVGQIRFDRRKNIDSPIINISITKKYRGKGIASNCLKLALNELKLRWPRTTKISAHVLYENKVSNIFFANNGFQLITNNQHNIYEKLII, from the coding sequence ATGACGATTAGACTTGCACAGTCCGAAACAAAGAATAATGATATACAGCTTATATATGATTTGTCAAATGATCCCGATGTCAGAAAAAATTCGTTTTCGCATAATATAATATCATGGGAAGAGCACAAAAACTGGTATGCCGCAAGTGTACATGATCCGGATATACTCTTTTTCCTTATTTTTGATGATACAAATTTTGTAGGGCAAATACGTTTTGACCGCAGAAAAAATATTGATTCTCCGATAATTAATATAAGTATTACGAAAAAATATAGAGGAAAAGGCATTGCTTCCAATTGTTTAAAACTTGCACTCAATGAATTAAAGCTAAGATGGCCACGTACTACTAAAATTAGTGCACATGTACTTTATGAAAATAAAGTGTCAAATATATTCTTTGCTAATAATGGATTTCAATTAATTACGAACAATCAACATAATATATATGAGAAACTTATAATATGA
- the pseI gene encoding pseudaminic acid synthase → MKTFIIAELSANHNHNKDIALKTIEAAKNAGADAVKIQTYTADTITLDCDNEYFQINQGTLWDGTTLYKLYQQAYTPWEWHKELFDYATELGIQLFSTPFDKTAVDFLETLNNPIYKIASFEITDIPLIEYTASKHKPMIISTGIATLQEIEDAVAACKKVENSDITLLKCTSAYPAPLNEANLLTIPDMIQRFNCKVGLSDHTMGDTCACIAVALGAKVIEKHFIIDRSIGGPDSAFSMNEKEFCMMVKRIRETEECLGRASYELSELSKKSRKFSRSLFAVKDIQKGEIFTEDNICSIRPGDGLSPKFLPELLGKKSDREYKRGEPIQ, encoded by the coding sequence ATGAAAACTTTTATAATTGCCGAACTTTCGGCTAATCACAATCATAATAAAGATATCGCTCTTAAAACAATAGAAGCGGCAAAAAATGCCGGTGCCGATGCGGTAAAAATTCAAACCTATACTGCCGACACAATCACACTGGATTGCGATAATGAGTATTTTCAGATAAATCAGGGGACTCTCTGGGACGGTACAACCTTATATAAGCTGTATCAGCAAGCGTATACTCCATGGGAGTGGCATAAAGAATTGTTTGATTATGCTACAGAATTGGGTATTCAGCTTTTTTCAACTCCCTTTGATAAAACCGCGGTAGATTTTCTTGAAACACTTAACAATCCTATATATAAAATCGCCTCTTTTGAAATTACAGATATTCCCTTGATTGAATATACTGCTTCAAAGCATAAACCGATGATTATTTCCACAGGAATAGCGACTTTACAGGAAATAGAAGACGCTGTAGCCGCATGTAAAAAAGTAGAGAACTCTGATATTACCCTATTAAAATGTACATCCGCTTATCCTGCCCCTCTGAATGAGGCAAATCTTTTAACAATACCGGATATGATACAAAGATTTAACTGTAAGGTTGGATTATCAGATCATACTATGGGAGATACCTGTGCATGTATAGCTGTTGCTTTGGGAGCAAAAGTTATTGAAAAGCATTTTATTATTGACCGTTCAATAGGAGGCCCCGACTCCGCTTTTTCGATGAATGAAAAAGAATTTTGCATGATGGTAAAACGAATTCGTGAAACGGAAGAGTGCTTAGGCAGAGCTTCATATGAACTTTCGGAGTTAAGTAAAAAAAGCAGAAAATTCTCACGTTCTCTCTTTGCCGTCAAAGATATACAAAAAGGAGAGATTTTTACCGAAGACAACATATGTTCCATAAGACCGGGAGACGGTCTAAGTCCGAAATTTCTTCCGGAACTGTTAGGTAAAAAATCGGATAGGGAATATAAGAGAGGGGAACCTATTCAGTGA
- a CDS encoding DUF354 domain-containing protein, whose product MAANGKFGNILPEEKAILCERCTKILEIAQKKYRFSQIDMADIITSEVRGKLEKLIPENIDDYYAFSYRGFQIGQIALYELVRASKILDVHNLNKETAVLYKRYILDTMIALETAHCVVSSLRPDLLLTFNPYAQCQAAKYIAEKNNIFYKSLTNISYCGSDYSRYNITKGFTGLDILRICQAWSQYASLPIHPYYVNASFKDALYRAYGSDSHIFSNAKSNNPDSLLQKLKLSKNKKTVIAFTSSNDESIGFNAAMKAWNIKNPVLELFTSTSDWMHFLHTYALRYSEIQIIVRIHPREGTRQHGKPSSHLLLLQKEFKSKISHNFKIVWSDDDISSYDLMELADLVLVTESTMGLECARLGIPILSCITGSYYSNASFMQVASNLKEYEDKLNEMINMKYTFSMLRDAIRYNYWRNFIPAIDFSETVPHDFDNIHKWPFAPKKIKQVMYDICFDKISVDDMNIKQLTASVTEHSEKYETEALLKGIELYINTVMFPKKKSLQSKVIHTGLRAFRKLIFILTFKKIQINISKLLKKNGIKLPKLIYVNNIRKLKLISSKNYAYISIPEDNYIIYNYKKKSVLRYSPLLYNLTKIYSVYSLNGKFD is encoded by the coding sequence ATGGCTGCAAACGGAAAGTTCGGTAATATTTTACCTGAAGAAAAAGCGATACTCTGTGAACGATGTACAAAAATATTGGAAATTGCTCAAAAAAAATATCGTTTTTCACAAATAGATATGGCAGACATTATTACCTCTGAAGTACGAGGTAAACTTGAAAAACTGATACCCGAAAATATTGACGATTATTATGCATTTTCATATAGGGGATTTCAAATCGGACAAATAGCTCTTTATGAATTGGTTCGTGCTAGCAAAATTTTGGATGTACACAACTTAAATAAAGAGACTGCAGTTCTTTACAAGAGATATATTTTAGATACTATGATTGCGCTGGAAACAGCTCATTGTGTCGTCTCATCATTAAGGCCTGACTTGCTTTTAACCTTTAATCCTTATGCACAATGCCAAGCGGCAAAATATATTGCCGAAAAAAATAATATATTTTATAAGTCTTTGACTAATATTAGTTATTGCGGTTCGGATTATTCACGATACAATATTACAAAAGGTTTTACAGGATTAGATATATTACGAATTTGTCAAGCTTGGTCTCAATATGCTTCTCTCCCTATTCATCCTTATTATGTAAATGCTTCATTTAAAGATGCGCTTTATAGAGCATACGGTTCCGATTCACATATTTTTTCAAATGCAAAAAGCAATAATCCTGATAGCTTGCTTCAGAAACTAAAATTATCTAAAAATAAGAAAACTGTTATAGCTTTTACCTCCAGTAATGATGAATCTATAGGTTTTAATGCAGCAATGAAAGCTTGGAATATAAAAAATCCGGTGTTGGAACTTTTTACCTCTACTTCAGATTGGATGCATTTTCTCCATACATATGCACTAAGGTATTCTGAGATTCAAATTATAGTTCGTATTCATCCGCGTGAAGGTACAAGACAGCACGGTAAACCTTCAAGTCATCTGTTATTATTACAAAAAGAATTTAAAAGTAAAATATCTCATAATTTTAAAATAGTATGGTCGGATGATGATATTTCAAGTTATGATCTGATGGAATTAGCCGATTTAGTTCTTGTAACGGAGTCTACAATGGGGCTTGAATGTGCCCGGCTTGGCATACCTATACTTTCTTGTATAACCGGATCATACTATTCAAATGCTTCTTTTATGCAAGTTGCTTCAAATCTAAAAGAATATGAAGATAAACTTAATGAAATGATAAACATGAAATATACATTTTCTATGTTACGTGATGCAATTAGATATAATTATTGGCGGAATTTTATTCCGGCAATTGATTTTAGTGAAACTGTTCCACACGACTTTGATAATATTCATAAATGGCCTTTTGCTCCTAAAAAAATCAAACAGGTGATGTATGATATTTGTTTTGATAAAATATCGGTTGACGATATGAATATAAAACAATTGACAGCTTCCGTTACAGAGCATTCTGAAAAATACGAAACAGAAGCGCTATTAAAAGGAATAGAACTCTATATAAATACCGTTATGTTTCCTAAAAAAAAATCACTACAATCTAAAGTTATACATACGGGGTTAAGAGCGTTCCGTAAATTGATATTTATACTTACTTTCAAAAAAATTCAAATTAATATCAGTAAGCTTTTAAAGAAAAACGGAATAAAATTACCGAAGTTAATCTATGTTAATAATATCCGGAAACTAAAATTGATTTCTTCAAAAAACTATGCATATATTTCAATTCCTGAAGATAATTATATAATTTATAATTATAAAAAAAAAAGTGTACTCCGATACTCCCCTCTTTTATATAATTTGACAAAGATATACTCAGTGTACAGTCTTAATGGTAAGTTTGATTGA
- a CDS encoding glycosyltransferase family 2 protein produces MNKITVLIPSYNRRTYINEAVASVLNQKTDFGVKLIITDDCSTDGSIEMIKELQRRYSERIEVILSEKNERLLANILKAQVRVQTEYFCVLDPDDYYTDEFFLQKAVDYLEEHKDFSIYSSNCMMLYEDKTKKTFIENNVKEAIFDFDDLLQNKAIITQTAASIFRNVLYHNGIPQIIKKAIGTPSESSFRADTGRYILHLEKGKAFFKNETVAVYRIHKDGIWTKQNQFHRNLLAVQAYYDYFRYFNYTHAEYFIRHSLFYAKECFEELKKAIDKNTFTQTADIADISQLFTLLSETERYKVNKKNKEYKLTVKKVIKYILPYGLVRFLQSRR; encoded by the coding sequence ATGAATAAAATAACTGTACTAATACCTTCCTATAATCGAAGGACATATATTAATGAAGCCGTAGCCTCAGTCTTAAACCAAAAAACTGATTTTGGTGTTAAACTTATTATAACGGACGATTGTTCGACAGACGGGTCTATTGAAATGATAAAAGAACTACAAAGGCGATATTCCGAAAGAATTGAAGTAATTTTATCCGAAAAAAATGAACGGCTTCTTGCCAACATTCTTAAAGCTCAAGTGAGAGTACAGACAGAATACTTTTGTGTGCTCGACCCGGACGATTATTATACTGATGAGTTTTTTTTACAAAAAGCAGTTGACTATCTTGAAGAACATAAAGATTTTTCAATTTATAGCTCTAACTGTATGATGTTGTATGAAGATAAAACCAAAAAAACATTTATTGAGAATAATGTAAAAGAAGCTATATTTGATTTTGATGATTTGCTTCAAAATAAAGCTATTATAACGCAAACGGCTGCAAGTATTTTTAGAAATGTTCTGTATCATAACGGTATCCCACAGATAATAAAAAAGGCTATAGGTACACCAAGCGAATCTTCTTTTCGTGCCGATACCGGACGTTATATACTTCATTTAGAAAAAGGGAAAGCTTTTTTTAAAAATGAGACTGTTGCCGTATATAGAATACATAAGGACGGTATATGGACAAAACAAAATCAATTTCACCGTAACTTACTCGCAGTGCAGGCTTATTATGATTATTTTAGATACTTCAACTATACTCATGCAGAATATTTTATACGTCATTCATTGTTTTATGCCAAAGAATGTTTTGAAGAATTAAAAAAAGCAATAGATAAGAATACTTTTACTCAAACTGCCGATATAGCCGATATAAGTCAATTATTTACTTTACTATCAGAAACTGAAAGATATAAAGTAAACAAAAAAAATAAAGAATATAAGTTGACTGTAAAAAAAGTTATTAAATATATACTTCCTTATGGTTTGGTTAGATTTTTACAATCGCGGCGATGA